A window from Populus trichocarpa isolate Nisqually-1 chromosome 3, P.trichocarpa_v4.1, whole genome shotgun sequence encodes these proteins:
- the LOC7491865 gene encoding cinnamoyl-CoA reductase-like SNL6 encodes MAPASFHHITNTVCVMDASGSLGFSLVERLLQRGYTVHAAVQNHDCELQFGGLSCDKKKLKILYADPFDYKSIIDALRGCCGVFYNFEPPQDQSSYDEFMTEVEVRAAHNVLEACAQTETIDKVVFTSSATAVIWRDDRKSITADFDERHWSDINFCRKFKLWHALSKTLAEKTAWALAMDRGVNMVSVNAGLVMSPDLSIKNPYLKGAAEMYEDGVFVTVGLNFLVDAHVCIYEDVSSYGRYLCFNHVVNQHEDAVKLASMLTPSAPSHPQSFDQDLRIRQQRISSKKLNKLTVDFERRPQLEN; translated from the exons ATGGCACCGGCTTCTTTCCATCACATCACAAACACAGTTTGTGTGATGGACGCTTCAGGCAGCCTTGGGTTTAGCTTGGTTGAAAGGCTCCTCCAAAGAggctacactgttcatgctgCGGTTCAAAACCATGACT GTGAGTTGCAATTCGGCGGCCTATCTTGTGATAAGAAGAAGCTGAAGATTCTGTATGCAGATCCTTTTGACTATAAGAGCATAATTGATGCATTAAGAGGTTGTTGTGGTGTGTTCTACAACTTTGAGCCTCCACAGGATCAATCCTCCTATGAT GAATTCATGACAGAAGTGGAGGTCAGAGCAGCTCACAATGTGCTAGAAGCGTGCGCACAAACTGAAACAATTGACAAGGTTGTGTTCACGTCCTCAGCAACTGCTGTTATTTGGAGAGATGATCGCAAGTCCATAACAGCGGACTTTGATGAGAGACACTGGAGTGACATCAATTTCTGTCGTAAATTCAAG TTGTGGCATGCTCTGTCAAAAACTCTAGCAGAGAAGACAGCGTGGGCACTGGCAATGGACAGGGGAGTGAATATGGTATCTGTTAACGCAGGGTTGGTGATGAGTCCTGATCTTTCCATCAAAAACCCATATTTGAAAGGAGCAGCAGAAATGTATGAAGATGGGGTTTTTGTGACTGTTGGCTTAAATTTCTTGGTGGATGCCCACGTTTGCATCTATGAAGATGTGTCATCATATGGGCGCTATCTGTGCTTCAATCATGTTGTTAATCAGCATGAAGATGCTGTTAAGCTTGCTTCTATGTTAACTCCTTCCGCACCTTCACACCCTCAAAG CTTTGACCAAGATTTGAGAATTAGACAGCAAAGGATAAGCagcaagaaattgaacaaattgacGGTTGATTTTGAGAGGAGACCCCAGCTAGAGAATTGA
- the LOC7491866 gene encoding uncharacterized protein LOC7491866: MSEPRNPPSGLRISMTEPIRSFLLSASKDGDVPRELQDLALNLSSQNNLHYKSFRSIWIRSPPSTRPPDLIRLFSGSNFILSSPKPREKSEELKARLRKLEEMAERKAYAELVKDITPQKNTDEPFSSYKDQMGFGLHVVLIMFTGYLVGYAAFRALFGHSPAMSAAGGILGLVFGMLVETFLFIIRTSNPDPRSSTPNTSKLKKNQ; encoded by the exons ATGAGCGAGCCGCGAAACCCACCGTCGGGACTAAGAATCTCCATGACCGAACCTATCCGCTCCTTTCTCCTCTCAGCTTCGAAAGACGGGGATGTACCTCGAGAACTGCAGGATCTCGCTCTCAatctctcctctcaaaataaccTACACTACAAGTCCTTCCGAAGTATATGGATCCGATCCCCACCCTCAACCCGACCACCCGACTTGATCCGCCTCTTCTCCGGTTCCAATTTCATCTTATCCAGCCCCAAGCCCAGAGAAAAg AGTGAAGAGCTCAAGGCGAGATTGAGGAAACTTGAAGAAATGGCAGAGAGGAAAGCGTATGCAGAGCTAGTTAAGGATATTACGCCGCAGAAGAATACCGATGAGCCCTTCTCTTCTTATAAGGATCAGATGGGCTTTG GTTTGCATGTTGTTCTTATCATGTTTACTGGCTATCTGGTTGGATATGCAGCATTTAGAGCTTTGTTTGGCCACAGTCCTGCCATG AGTGCTGCTGGAGGCATTCTTGGATTGGTTTTCGGAATGCTTGTAgaaacttttcttttcataattcgAACATCCAACCCCGATCCTAGATCATCAACTCCTAACACTTCTAAGCTAAAGAAGAATCAATAG
- the LOC7456083 gene encoding uncharacterized protein LOC7456083: protein MGRREHPEPETATTQKNIVSASSDIFKFLFSGANQTAATFSLFTDSNPFKRKPDDPKSNENPSANADIQDPNFNGTAMKLKKVKTQNPNLGLEPKEEKTLNESGRKRKKRKRDDLESEYEAKKYGPVVNNEENVRVVVGAKRKKADDAADVLVSKEGEGFDDERKLLRTVFVGNLPLKVKKKALIKEFSKFGEVESLRIRSMPITESKIPRKGAILLKKFNDNADSVHAYIVFNTEQSAEASLTHNMAVVGGNHIRVDRACPPRKKLKGSDAPLYDNKRTVFVGNLPFDVKDEEIYQLFTGIKDLASSIEAVRVIRHPHIGLGKGIAYVLFKTREAANLVIKKRNLKLRDRELRASHARQDSTPSKRRNSFAGETANLSNKKLATDSRTPDRNNRPDTKAAKSYQGLRASKSGIEKKVHAPANAKRNGTAKVKSKTQREKRQEKRPAVALRKAKATALKDGGASGPARQKRKLDSRTPDSSNRKKKARKFG from the exons ATGGGCAGAAGGGAGCACCCGGAACCGGAGACTGCCACCACCCAGAAGAACATAGTTTCTGCTTCTTCCGACATCTTCAAATTCCTATTCAGCGGCGCCAATCAAACCGCTGCTACCTTCTCCCTTTTCACCGATAGCAACCCTTTCAAAAGAAAACCCGACGACCCAAAATCCAACGAAAACCCCAGCGCCAATGCCGATATTCAAGACCCTAATTTCAACGGTACTGCAATGAAACTAAAAAAGGTGAAAACCCAAAATCCAAATTTGGGTCTTGAGCCGAAAGAAGAGAAAACGTTAAATGAGAGTGGaaggaagagaaagaagagaaagagagatgatcTTGAGAGCGAATATGAGGCTAAGAAGTACGGTCCAGTGGTAAATAATGAGGAAAATGTGCGTGTTGTTGTTGGCGCGAAGAGGAAAAAGGCTGATGATGCGGCGGATGTGCTGGTTTCAAAGGAGGGTGAAGGTTTTGACGATGAGAGGAAGTTATTAAGGACTGTGTTTGTTGGGAATTTGCCTTTGAAGGTGAAGAAGAAGGCACTCATTAAGGAATTTAGTAAGTTTGGGGAGGTTGAGTCTTTGAGGATCCGGTCTATGCCAATTACTGAA TCCAAGATACCCAGGAAGGGAGCTATTTTGTTGAAGAAATTTAATGATAATGCTGACAG TGTTCATGCATATATTGTTTTCAACACTGAGCAATCTGCAGAGGCATCTCTCACCCATAATATGGCTGTG gtTGGAGGAAATCACATTCGTGTAGATAGGGCATGCCCACCTCGTAAGAAGTTAAAGGGGTCAGATGCTCCCCTTTATGATAACAAGAGGACAGTTTTTGTTGGTAACCTTCCCTTTGATGTGAAG GACGAAGAAATTTATCAGCTTTTCACTGGTATTAAAGATCTTGCATCCAGCATTGAAGCTGTTCGGGTTATTAGACATCCTCATATAGGTCTGGGAAAGGGCATCGCCTATGTGCTGTTTAAAACAAGG GAAGCTGCAAATTTGGTGATCAAGAAACGAAATTTGAAGCTTCGTGATCGAGAACTGAGAGCATCTCATGCCAGGCAGGATTCTACGCCATCTAAGAGAAGGAACTCATTTGCAGGAGAGACAGCTAATTTGTCAAACAAGAAGTTGGCAACAGATTCGAGGACTCCTGATCGCAACAACAGGCCAGATACAAAGGCTGCCAAGTCCTATCAGGGCTTGCGTGCTAGCAAATCTGGTATTGAGAAGAAAGTCCATGCTCCCGCAAATGCAAAACGCAATGGAACAGCTAAGGTGAAATCTAAGACTCAAAGAGAAAAGCGTCAGGAGAAAAGGCCAGCTGTTGCTCTAAGAAAGGCAAAAGCTACAGCACTCAAGGATGGTGGTGCTTCAGGACCAGCCAGGCAAAAACGCAAGCTAGATAGCCGGACCCCAGACAGTTCCAACAGAAAGAAGAAAGCCAGGAAATTTGGgtag
- the LOC7456084 gene encoding uncharacterized membrane protein At4g09580 — MKGKGGNVGSRFPLSFWEVGAASSVVLGFVLCLLGVYLTMPASDYSFLKLPRTLEDLQILRDHLETYTIDYTAQVLVGYCVVYIFMQTFMIPGTVFMSLLAGALFGVLKGVALVVFTATAGASSCYFLSKLIGRPLVFSLWPDKLSFFQEQVARRRGGLLNYMLFLRLTPTLPNTFINVASPIVDVPYHIFFLATLIGLIPAAYVTVKAGIALGELQSIGDLYDFNSIATLFLIGIISITPTLMSKSKS, encoded by the exons ATGAAGGGGAAAGGAGGGAATGTGGGATCCAGATTTCCTTTGAGCTTTTGGGAAGTTGGTGCTGCTTCCTCTGTTGTGCTGGGATTCGTTTTGTGTCTTTTGGGTGTTTACCTAACCATGCCTGCATCGGACTATAGTTTCCTCAAGCTTCCTCGTACCCTCGAAGATCTTCAAATCCTCag GGATCACCTTGAGACCTATACAATTGACTACACCGCACAAGTCCTGGTGGGGTACTGTGTGGTCTACATTTTCATGCAGACCTTTATGATCCCCGGGACTGTTTTTATGTCATTGCTTGCTGGGGCACTTTTTGGAGTACTTAAAGGTGTAGCTTTGGTGGTGTTCACAGCCACTGCTGGTGCTTCTTCTTGCTATTTTCTGTCAAAACTAATTGGGCGGCCTCTTGTCTTTAGTTTGTGGCCTGACAAACTTAGTTTCTTCCAAGAGCAG GTGgctagaagaagaggaggattgTTGAACTACATGCTTTTCTTACGACTAACCCCAACTTTGCCAAATACATTTATAAATGTTGCTTCACCAATAGTTGATGTTCCTTATCACATTTTCTTCCTGGCAACCTTGATTGGACTTATTCCTGCTGCTTATGTCACTGTTAAG GCTGGAATAGCACTTGGAGAATTGCAATCGATAGGGGACCTTTATGACTTCAACTCCATTGCCACTCTGTTCCTTATCGGGATCATCTCAATTACCCCTACATTAATGAGCAAGAGTAAATCATAG
- the LOC7491867 gene encoding inositol-tetrakisphosphate 1-kinase 1, whose amino-acid sequence MADDMRGVVGYALLPKKQQSFIQDSLLSLCKSRGIDLVRIDQDRRLIDQGPFDCVLHKMYGDDWRKQLEEFQIQNPNSTIIDSPVSIQRLHNRISMLQAVSELKIESGTDTFGIPKQIVIYDKESLFDRQSWEFLKYPVIAKPLIADGSAKSHKMALVFNHEGLNKLKPPIVLQEFVNHGGVIFKVYVVGEFVKCVKRKSLPDVSEEKLKGLEGSLPFSQVSNLTSDERNDDKYYKLMDLEETELPPQSFITDIARGLRRGLKLNLFNFDVIRDARIGNRYLVIDINYFPGYAKMPGYETVLTDFFCDVVGKKSSSEEKEIGGVEKLQVVRNCDVDVTKIVSKTCCSDGED is encoded by the coding sequence ATGGCGGACGATATGAGAGGCGTTGTTGGCTACGCGCTGTTACCCAAGAAACAACAAAGCTTCATCCAAGACTCGCTACTCTCTCTCTGCAAATCAAGAGGCATCGATCTGGTGAGAATCGATCAAGACCGTCGATTAATCGATCAAGGACCGTTCGATTGCGTTCTCCACAAGATGTACGGTGATGATTGGAGGAAACAACTCGAGGAGTTCCAAATTCAGAACCCTAACTCCACAATAATTGACTCTCCCGTCTCAATCCAACGACTCCACAACCGAATCTCGATGCTGCAAGCGGTTTCGGAGTTAAAGATCGAGTCGGGAACGGATACTTTCGGCATTCCGAAACAGATTGTGATTTACGATAAGGAATCGCTTTTCGACCGCCAATCTTGGGAGTTTCTAAAATATCCGGTCATTGCGAAACCATTGATTGCTGATGGTAGCGCAAAATCTCATAAAATGGCTCTGGTTTTTAACCATGAGGGTTTAAATAAACTGAAACCCCCAATTGTCTTACAAGAGTTTGTTAATCACGGCGGCGTTATCTTTAAAGTTTACGTGGTAGGGGAATTTGTTAAGTGTGTGAAAAGGAAGTCTTTGCCAGATGTTTCTGAAGAGAAACTGAAGGGTTTGGAAGGGTCATTGCCGTTTTCTCAGGTCTCCAATTTGACTAGTGACGAGAGAAATGATGATAAGTACTATAAGTTGATGGATTTGGAGGAAACTGAGTTGCCACCGCAGAGTTTTATTACGGATATTGCTAGAGGGTTGAGGAGGGGATTGAAGttgaatttgtttaattttgatgtCATTAGGGATGCTAGAATTGGGAATAGATATCTTGTGATTGACATTAATTACTTTCCTGGGTATGCCAAAATGCCCGGTTACGAGACTGTTTTGACTGATTTCTTTTGTGATGTGGTGGGGAAGAAGAGTTCGAGTGAGGAGAAAGAGATAGGTGGGGTTGAGAAGCTGCAGGTGGTGCGTAATTGTGACGTGGACGTGACCAAGATTGTGAGTAAGACTTGTTGTAGTGATGGGGAAGactga